TGACCTGATGGAAAACGCGCTCGGAGCAGAGCCGGCGGCTTCCCTGCAGGAGCTGGTAGAAAATGCCCTGCGGTTCGCCGTAGCCGACTATCAAAGAAAGGGTGTAACTCCAAGCGTGGCGGTGATCCGGGAGGGTCCTTACACAATCCCCCGCCTGGCGGTGGGGCAAGCGGAAAACCGGTGAGAACGGTCATTGAAGCAAGAAACCTCCGCAAGGCCTTCGGCAATCTCGTCGCGATCGATGATCTCTCCTTTACCGTTGCCGCCGGGGAATGTTTCGGGATTCTGGGGCCAAACGGAGCGGGAAAGACCTCGACCATCCGGATGATCTACGCCTTTTCCCCGCCAAGCGGCGGGACCCTTGCGGTGCTTGGCATGGACATAACAAGGCAGGCGCGGCAAGTGAAGGCCCGAATTGGCGTCTGCCAGCAGGAAAACGCCGTCGATCCCGACCTTACCGTGCTGCAGAATCTTGAGGTCTTTGCCAGTTATTTCAATATTCCCGCAGTGGAGGCCAGAAAGAGGTCGCGGGAGCTTCTCAAATTCATGGCGCTGGAAACCCGGGAGAAATCAAAACCCGGCGAACTGTCCGGCGGAATGCTCCGACGCCTCGTGATCGCCCGGGCCCTCCTCAACCGTCCGGAACTGCTTATCCTCGACGAACCGACAACCGGGCTCGATCCCCAGACCCGCCACCAGTTGTGGGAGCGTCTGGAAAATCTCAAGCGGGAAGGACTTACCATTCTGCTGACAACGCACTATATGGATGAAGCCGCCCGTCTCTGCGACCGGCTTCTGATCGTGGACAAAGGGCGACTTCTGGTTGAAGGCAAACCGGCCGAATTGATCCAACAACATGTTGGCCGCCATGTTCTGGAGGTCGTCGAACCGGCGGGCGGGATTGAGACGTTTTTGCGGGAACAGGGGGCGTCGTTTGAAAACCTCGGCCACCGCATCATCGTCAGCATAGATGACGGAGAGGACCTCTGCCTGAAGATCCGCAAACGTTTCGGCGAGGTAGAGTGCATCATGCGCATGGCGACGCTGGAGGATGTCTTTCTTCGCCTCACCGGAAGGGAACTGAGGGAATGAGCATTAAGACAAAGCTTTCTTCCCGTCTGTTGCGGGTTTGGCGGAGAAACCTGCTCGTCTATATGCAGAGCTGGAGGGTCAGGTCCCTGCCGCCGCTCCTCGAACCAATCTTCTATCTTGCCGCCTTTGGGGCAGGTCTGGGCGCACTTATCAGCAACGTTGCCTACGATGGAGCGACCATCTCGTACCCCCGTTTTATCGCCCCGGCGCTGATCGCCATTGCGGTGATGAACAACGCCTTTTTCGAGACCAGTTATGCATCCTTCGTCCGGATGTACTATCAGAAAACCTTTGATGCGATGATGACAACGCCGCTTACCGTGCAGGAGATCATCGCCGGCGAGATACTGTGGGGAGCGACAAAGGCGGTTATCGTGACGGCGATCATGATGGCGGTGATCAGCGCCTTTGGGTTGATCAGCTATCCCGGGGGCCTGCTTCTGCTGCCGCTGGCCCTGCTGGGCGGACTGGCCTTCGGCGGGGCGGGGATGATCTGCACGGCCCTGGTTCCGAATATTGAACTGTTCAATCTACCGATTTTTCTGTTCATAACACCGATGTTTCTCTTCGGCGGGACCTTTTTCCCATTGGCAAATCTGCCGGGCTGGGCGCAGACAACGGCTGTTTTTCTCCCGCTGACCCATCTGGTCAACCTTTCCCGTTCGTTTGCAACCGGCACCTTTAACGCCTCTACCCTGATTGGAATCGCCTATCTGACGGTTTTCTGCATGGCAACCCTGCCTACAGCCCTCTATTTGATGCGGCGCCGTCTCATTAAATGATTGGGGCGCCGCCACAAATTTTCATTGACTGTCGTCCATGCTTTGATTTATCATACTGGGCAGGGATAGCCATTATGTAAAGAAGTTTAAACCCTTTTCACTGATGAGAGGAGGAACAAAAAATGGTTGAATATCCAAGATACGAAAAGGTGCTTTTCTGTACGGACTTTTCCGAAAATTCAGACCAGGCATTCAGTTACGCGTTCGGAATATCGCGGCGGGATGGGAGTGATTTGTACATTCTGCATGTGATGACATACCCGAATAATTATCCGCACTATGTAGAGGGTTATTTGAGCGCCAAGGAGTGGAGGAAGGTAGAGGATGCCCACCAGAAGGCAATCGAGCAAAATTTTGAAGATCTGTATCTTAGCAAGATAAAAGACAAGGAGCATGTGCACGCCGTGATCAAGATCGGCCGCGAAGATGAGGAAGTGCTTGATTTCGCTAAAAAAGAAGGCATTGACATCGTTGTTGTAGGCACACACGGCAGAACTGGGCTAAAACATGCGGTTCTGGGAAGCGTGGCTGAAAAAATCGTCCGGCAGTCGCCTGTTCCGGTCCTCGTCGTCCCCGGTAAAAAATAGGGGTCTAAACCTGAGGGGCGTAACTCATAATTTTCACAAAATCGGCCCGCGCGAGTTTCAGCGGGCCGATTCCACATACTCTACAATCTTTTCTCCAATCGTTTTGACAACATGCTCGAACTTCTGTTCGTCTCGATCCAAGAGCGTCATGCGAAATCCCGGCAGATCGGTAAAGAACGAGGTGAGCGGAATGACGCAGATGCCGGTCGCCCCCAACAGATAATAGACGAAGCGCTTGTCCTGCTCGATCGGTTCGGCAACAAGCTCCTCTATGTAGGTGCGGACGTCTGGCTGGGCGATCGCCAGCCGCTGGTTATTGTTGAGGATCGCCTCGTTGAAAACAACCGTCATGTAAAAGGCGCCGCAGGTCCTGTTTACCATTACATAAGGCAGATCCTTCAGAATTCCATAGGCGATGTTGGAGAGCTTTTCATAATTGGCAACCCTTTCCTTCAG
This DNA window, taken from Syntrophales bacterium, encodes the following:
- a CDS encoding ATP-binding cassette domain-containing protein; the encoded protein is MRTVIEARNLRKAFGNLVAIDDLSFTVAAGECFGILGPNGAGKTSTIRMIYAFSPPSGGTLAVLGMDITRQARQVKARIGVCQQENAVDPDLTVLQNLEVFASYFNIPAVEARKRSRELLKFMALETREKSKPGELSGGMLRRLVIARALLNRPELLILDEPTTGLDPQTRHQLWERLENLKREGLTILLTTHYMDEAARLCDRLLIVDKGRLLVEGKPAELIQQHVGRHVLEVVEPAGGIETFLREQGASFENLGHRIIVSIDDGEDLCLKIRKRFGEVECIMRMATLEDVFLRLTGRELRE
- a CDS encoding ABC transporter permease — encoded protein: MSIKTKLSSRLLRVWRRNLLVYMQSWRVRSLPPLLEPIFYLAAFGAGLGALISNVAYDGATISYPRFIAPALIAIAVMNNAFFETSYASFVRMYYQKTFDAMMTTPLTVQEIIAGEILWGATKAVIVTAIMMAVISAFGLISYPGGLLLLPLALLGGLAFGGAGMICTALVPNIELFNLPIFLFITPMFLFGGTFFPLANLPGWAQTTAVFLPLTHLVNLSRSFATGTFNASTLIGIAYLTVFCMATLPTALYLMRRRLIK
- a CDS encoding universal stress protein; protein product: MVEYPRYEKVLFCTDFSENSDQAFSYAFGISRRDGSDLYILHVMTYPNNYPHYVEGYLSAKEWRKVEDAHQKAIEQNFEDLYLSKIKDKEHVHAVIKIGREDEEVLDFAKKEGIDIVVVGTHGRTGLKHAVLGSVAEKIVRQSPVPVLVVPGKK